One Aphidius gifuensis isolate YNYX2018 linkage group LG3, ASM1490517v1, whole genome shotgun sequence DNA window includes the following coding sequences:
- the LOC122853292 gene encoding probable Na(+)/H(+) antiporter nhx-9 isoform X11, which yields MAYPGKYIIFLILLLMSLYNVTLSRSYEKRKIINDNGIGDNQDLSMHGPSVDEQALPNDLRVPYPGKKFGPMGPIDRTFPDDTLRSLENNKNIDNQNLDKQSDSDKPLRQYQVFHVEFHRVETPFVIGIWIFFASIAKIGFHMAPKLSKMFPESCLLIVVGVVIGVLLFHANAVHVSPLTPDTFFLYMLPPIILDAGYFMPNRLFFDHLGTILLFAVLGTIFNTLSIGASLWVLGKVGLFGCTTPLLDMFLFSALISAVDPVAVLAVFEEIHVNEILYIVVFGESLLNDAVTVVLYHMFETYSEMGVSRVTYTEILSGLASFIVVAIGGTVIGILWGLATGFVTRFTYQVRVIEPIFIFIMAYLSYLNAELFHMSGILAITFCGITMKNYVEANISHKSHTTVKYTMKMLSSSSETIIFMFLGVATVNNDHVWNTWFVVMTIIFCSVYRILGVMVLTAVANRFRLHRLDKVEKFVMSYGGLRGAVAFALVLLIDKKHVPLQPMFVTTTIAVIYFTVFIQGITIKPLVKILNVKRAERRKPTMNERIHERIMDHIMAGVEDILGKHGNYHLRDKFKRFDTKFIRPYLVRNHCGAEPKILETYSKLAMKDAIDYIRRNASTIGNISGTESMSAIFRNYSNTGNFNSSSSCSQLESGWNIDLQELEYYPSKKDLTEAKIHHLVAEELCKPYKRHRRLSYSRHAVDDRDLSTQVNYKMHMNIRRMKGEHKHRHKRSKKLIKDGKQNHVSFPEMQQQNGLTKLFSEDYIDGATYETELGPEVKPTNKDVDWDSAITFTARSSASQNINESNTDITDEDCDGRFVVSRRKRDESEGESYKVTTPTATETMLPWKRQDDCDSIKPLQQNEFPAWCSNKEYIAYSSPSATFLGGIEQPKAAESIIGLFAKQSVSSDIPDFQDSDETDQVSGMKFLDGHTSTKNLDETKSTRRRGSMMELNTVPVINESFNNGSHSLPEYWNTQRLRIQTSTFPCETTKAPNMSTVLISSSTESSDDYED from the exons ATGGCATACCCcggtaaatatataatttttttaatattattattaatgtcatTGTATAATGTTACATTATCAAGATCATAtgaaaaacgtaaaataataaatgacaatGGTATTGGTGATAATCAAGATTTATCAATGCATGGACCAAGTGTTGATGAACAAGCACTACCAAATGATTTACGTGTTCCATATCCTGGTAAAAAATTTGGACCAATGGGTCCAATTGATCGTACATTTCCTGATGATACATTACGtagtcttgaaaataataaaaatattgataatcaaaatttagataaacaaTCTGACAGTGATAAACCACTTCGTCAATATCAAGTATTTCATGTTGAATTTCATCGAGTTGAGACACCATTTGTCATTGGAATTTGGATTTTCTTTGCAAGTATTGCTAAAATTg gTTTTCATATGGCACCAAAATTGAGTAAAATGTTTCCTGAATCATGTCTTTTAATTGTCGTTGGTGTTGTTATTGGTGTTCTATTATTTCATGCAAATGCTGTGCATGTATCACCATTAACACCagatacattttttctttatatgtTACCACCAATAATACTTGATGCTGGTTATTTTATGCCAaatcgtttattttttgatcatcttggaacaattttattatttgctgtATTAGgaacaatatttaatacacTATCAATTG gTGCATCATTGTGGGTATTGGGAAAAGTTGGTCTATTTGGTTGTACAACACCACTGCTagatatgtttttattttctgcttTGATAAGTGCTGTTGATCCAGTTGCTGTTCTAGCTGTATTTGAAGAAATTCATGTCAACGAAAttctttatattgttgtttttggtGAAAGTTTACTCAATGATGCTGTCACTGTT gtattGTATCATATGTTTGAGACATACAGTGAAATGGGTGTATCAAGAGTAACTTATACTGAAATATTATCTGGTTTAGCatcatttattgttgttgctaTTGGTGGTACAGTCATTGGAATTTTATGGGGTTTAGCAACTGGTTTTGTTACACGTTTTACATATCAAGTTCGTGTAATTgaaccaatatttatttttatcatggcttatttatcatatttaaatgCTGAATTATTTCACATGTCAGGAATACTTGC AATTACATTTTGTGGTATTactatgaaaaattatgttgaagCAAACATATCACATAAATCTCATACAACAGTTAAATATACAATGAAAATGTTGTCAAGCAGTTctgaaacaataatatttatgtttttggGAGTTGCTACTGTTAATAATGATCATGTATGGAACACATGGTTTGTTGTTAtgacaattatattttgttctgTCTACAGAATACTTG GAGTAATGGTACTAACAGCAGTTGCAAATAGATTTCGTTTGCATAGACttgataaagttgaaaaatttgtaatgTCATACGGTGGACTTAGAGGAGCCGTGGCATTCGCCTTGGTTTTACTGATCGATAAGAAACACGTGCCCTTGCAACCAATGTTTGTCACAACAACCATTGCTGTTATTTACTTTACAGTCTTCATTCag gGAATAACAATAAAACCATTAGTAAAAATTCTCAATGTTAAAAGAGCTGAACGACGAAAACCAACGATGAATGAAAGAATTCACGAAAga ataatgGATCATATCATGGCTGGAGTTGAAGACATTTTGGGCAAGCATGGAAATTATCATCTCAGAGAcaa ATTTAAACGTTTCGATACAAAATTTATACGTCCTTATCTTGTGAGAAATCATTGTGGAGCAGAGCCAAAAATATTAGAAACTTATTCAAAACTTGCAATGAAAGATGCCATAGATTATATAAGACGTAATGCATCAACAATTGGTAATATAAGTGGAACAGAAAGTATGTCAGCTATATTTAGAAATTACAGTAATACaggaaattttaattcaag TTCAAGTTGCAGTCAGCTTGAATCTGGTTGGAATATTGATCTTCAAGAACTTGAATATTATCCATCGAAAAAAGATCTTACTGAAGCTAAAATTCATCATCTTGTTGCTGAAGAACTTTGTAAACCATACAAGAGG CATCGACGTCTCAGTTATAGTCGTCATGCAGTTGATGATCGAGATTTATCAACTcaagttaattataaaatgcaCATGAATATTCGTCGTATGAAGGGTGAACATAAACATCGTCATAAACGcagcaaaaaattaattaaa gatGGTAAACAAAATCATGTAAGTTTTCCAGAAATGCAACAGCAAAATGGactaacaaaattattttccgaAG attATATTGATGGAGCAACTTATGAAACAGAATTAGGTCCAGAAGTTAAACCAACAAATAAAGATGTAGATTGGGATTCAGCAATAACATTTACTGCACGTTCTTCAG cttcacaaaatataaatgaaagcAACACGGACATTACAGATGAAGATTGTGATGGAAGATTTGTTGtatcaagaagaaaaagagATGAATCAGAGGGTGAATCATATAAAGTTACAACACCAACAGCAACTGAAACAATGTTACCATGGAAACGTCAAGATGATTGTGATTCAATAAAACCATTGCAACAAAATGAATTTCCAGCATGGTGTTCAAACAAAGAATACATTGCATATAGTTCTCCATCAGCAACATTTTTAg gtGGTATAGAACAACCAAAAGCTGCTGAATCAATAATAGGTTTATTTGCAAAACAAAGTGTAAGCTCAGACATACCAGATTTCCAGGACTCTGATGAAACTGATCAAGTATCTGGTATGAAATTTTTAGATGGACATACATCAACTAAAAATCTTG ATGAAACAAAGTCTACTCGTCGACGTGGTTCCATGATGGAGCTTAATACTGTACCAGTTATAAatgaaagttttaataatgGCTCACATTCATTACCAGAATATTGGAATACCCAAAGATTACGTATACAAACAAGTACATTTCCTTGTGAAACAACAAAAGCACCAAATATGTCAACtgttttaatatcatcatcaactgaATCATCAGATGATTATGAGGACTGA
- the LOC122853292 gene encoding probable Na(+)/H(+) antiporter nhx-9 isoform X7, translating to MAYPGKYIIFLILLLMSLYNVTLSRSYEKRKIINDNGIGDNQDLSMHGPSVDEQALPNDLRVPYPGKKFGPMGPIDRTFPDDTLRSLENNKNIDNQNLDKQSDSDKPLRQYQVFHVEFHRVETPFVIGIWIFFASIAKIGFHMAPKLSKMFPESCLLIVVGVVIGVLLFHANAVHVSPLTPDTFFLYMLPPIILDAGYFMPNRLFFDHLGTILLFAVLGTIFNTLSIGASLWVLGKVGLFGCTTPLLDMFLFSALISAVDPVAVLAVFEEIHVNEILYIVVFGESLLNDAVTVVLYHMFETYSEMGVSRVTYTEILSGLASFIVVAIGGTVIGILWGLATGFVTRFTYQVRVIEPIFIFIMAYLSYLNAELFHMSGILAITFCGITMKNYVEANISHKSHTTVKYTMKMLSSSSETIIFMFLGVATVNNDHVWNTWFVVMTIIFCSVYRILGVMVLTAVANRFRLHRLDKVEKFVMSYGGLRGAVAFALVLLIDKKHVPLQPMFVTTTIAVIYFTVFIQGITIKPLVKILNVKRAERRKPTMNERIHERIMDHIMAGVEDILGKHGNYHLRDKFKRFDTKFIRPYLVRNHCGAEPKILETYSKLAMKDAIDYIRRNASTIGNISGTESMSAIFRNYSNTGNFNSSQLESGWNIDLQELEYYPSKKDLTEAKIHHLVAEELCKPYKRVKHRRLSYSRHAVDDRDLSTQVNYKMHMNIRRMKGEHKHRHKRSKKLIKDGKQNHVSFPEMQQQNGLTKLFSEDYIDGATYETELGPEVKPTNKDVDWDSAITFTARSSASQNINESNTDITDEDCDGRFVVSRRKRDESEGESYKVTTPTATETMLPWKRQDDCDSIKPLQQNEFPAWCSNKEYIAYSSPSATFLGGIEQPKAAESIIGLFAKQSVSSDIPDFQDSDETDQVSGMKFLDGHTSTKNLDETKSTRRRGSMMELNTVPVINESFNNGSHSLPEYWNTQRLRIQTSTFPCETTKAPNMSTVLISSSTESSDDYED from the exons ATGGCATACCCcggtaaatatataatttttttaatattattattaatgtcatTGTATAATGTTACATTATCAAGATCATAtgaaaaacgtaaaataataaatgacaatGGTATTGGTGATAATCAAGATTTATCAATGCATGGACCAAGTGTTGATGAACAAGCACTACCAAATGATTTACGTGTTCCATATCCTGGTAAAAAATTTGGACCAATGGGTCCAATTGATCGTACATTTCCTGATGATACATTACGtagtcttgaaaataataaaaatattgataatcaaaatttagataaacaaTCTGACAGTGATAAACCACTTCGTCAATATCAAGTATTTCATGTTGAATTTCATCGAGTTGAGACACCATTTGTCATTGGAATTTGGATTTTCTTTGCAAGTATTGCTAAAATTg gTTTTCATATGGCACCAAAATTGAGTAAAATGTTTCCTGAATCATGTCTTTTAATTGTCGTTGGTGTTGTTATTGGTGTTCTATTATTTCATGCAAATGCTGTGCATGTATCACCATTAACACCagatacattttttctttatatgtTACCACCAATAATACTTGATGCTGGTTATTTTATGCCAaatcgtttattttttgatcatcttggaacaattttattatttgctgtATTAGgaacaatatttaatacacTATCAATTG gTGCATCATTGTGGGTATTGGGAAAAGTTGGTCTATTTGGTTGTACAACACCACTGCTagatatgtttttattttctgcttTGATAAGTGCTGTTGATCCAGTTGCTGTTCTAGCTGTATTTGAAGAAATTCATGTCAACGAAAttctttatattgttgtttttggtGAAAGTTTACTCAATGATGCTGTCACTGTT gtattGTATCATATGTTTGAGACATACAGTGAAATGGGTGTATCAAGAGTAACTTATACTGAAATATTATCTGGTTTAGCatcatttattgttgttgctaTTGGTGGTACAGTCATTGGAATTTTATGGGGTTTAGCAACTGGTTTTGTTACACGTTTTACATATCAAGTTCGTGTAATTgaaccaatatttatttttatcatggcttatttatcatatttaaatgCTGAATTATTTCACATGTCAGGAATACTTGC AATTACATTTTGTGGTATTactatgaaaaattatgttgaagCAAACATATCACATAAATCTCATACAACAGTTAAATATACAATGAAAATGTTGTCAAGCAGTTctgaaacaataatatttatgtttttggGAGTTGCTACTGTTAATAATGATCATGTATGGAACACATGGTTTGTTGTTAtgacaattatattttgttctgTCTACAGAATACTTG GAGTAATGGTACTAACAGCAGTTGCAAATAGATTTCGTTTGCATAGACttgataaagttgaaaaatttgtaatgTCATACGGTGGACTTAGAGGAGCCGTGGCATTCGCCTTGGTTTTACTGATCGATAAGAAACACGTGCCCTTGCAACCAATGTTTGTCACAACAACCATTGCTGTTATTTACTTTACAGTCTTCATTCag gGAATAACAATAAAACCATTAGTAAAAATTCTCAATGTTAAAAGAGCTGAACGACGAAAACCAACGATGAATGAAAGAATTCACGAAAga ataatgGATCATATCATGGCTGGAGTTGAAGACATTTTGGGCAAGCATGGAAATTATCATCTCAGAGAcaa ATTTAAACGTTTCGATACAAAATTTATACGTCCTTATCTTGTGAGAAATCATTGTGGAGCAGAGCCAAAAATATTAGAAACTTATTCAAAACTTGCAATGAAAGATGCCATAGATTATATAAGACGTAATGCATCAACAATTGGTAATATAAGTGGAACAGAAAGTATGTCAGCTATATTTAGAAATTACAGTAATACaggaaattttaattcaag TCAGCTTGAATCTGGTTGGAATATTGATCTTCAAGAACTTGAATATTATCCATCGAAAAAAGATCTTACTGAAGCTAAAATTCATCATCTTGTTGCTGAAGAACTTTGTAAACCATACAAGAGGGTAAAA CATCGACGTCTCAGTTATAGTCGTCATGCAGTTGATGATCGAGATTTATCAACTcaagttaattataaaatgcaCATGAATATTCGTCGTATGAAGGGTGAACATAAACATCGTCATAAACGcagcaaaaaattaattaaa gatGGTAAACAAAATCATGTAAGTTTTCCAGAAATGCAACAGCAAAATGGactaacaaaattattttccgaAG attATATTGATGGAGCAACTTATGAAACAGAATTAGGTCCAGAAGTTAAACCAACAAATAAAGATGTAGATTGGGATTCAGCAATAACATTTACTGCACGTTCTTCAG cttcacaaaatataaatgaaagcAACACGGACATTACAGATGAAGATTGTGATGGAAGATTTGTTGtatcaagaagaaaaagagATGAATCAGAGGGTGAATCATATAAAGTTACAACACCAACAGCAACTGAAACAATGTTACCATGGAAACGTCAAGATGATTGTGATTCAATAAAACCATTGCAACAAAATGAATTTCCAGCATGGTGTTCAAACAAAGAATACATTGCATATAGTTCTCCATCAGCAACATTTTTAg gtGGTATAGAACAACCAAAAGCTGCTGAATCAATAATAGGTTTATTTGCAAAACAAAGTGTAAGCTCAGACATACCAGATTTCCAGGACTCTGATGAAACTGATCAAGTATCTGGTATGAAATTTTTAGATGGACATACATCAACTAAAAATCTTG ATGAAACAAAGTCTACTCGTCGACGTGGTTCCATGATGGAGCTTAATACTGTACCAGTTATAAatgaaagttttaataatgGCTCACATTCATTACCAGAATATTGGAATACCCAAAGATTACGTATACAAACAAGTACATTTCCTTGTGAAACAACAAAAGCACCAAATATGTCAACtgttttaatatcatcatcaactgaATCATCAGATGATTATGAGGACTGA